The Gemmobacter aquarius genome contains the following window.
CATCCGGCTTGACGGGGTGTCCTCATCCTCGCGCGCGCTGCGCTCGGCAATCTCGGCGCGCGCCACGGCCAAAAGCTCGCCGGTCTTTTCCGAAACAAGCTGCAACCCGTTCTTGTCGGCATAGGATCTGAGGTCCGCCAGAACGTCAAAAATCCACTCATGGCTCATCATACAACCCGCACTTGGTTAACGACCGCAAAGCGCGAAGCTATCATTCCACCATGGGGCGAGAGTATCACCCAAAACGTGCACAAACCGTTTCCGAAAACGAAACGCCGCCCCATCGCGGGGGCGGCGCTTTCAATCGGTCAGCCACAGGTCACAGCGTGCGGCTGGCTTCCAGCGTATCCTCGAACGTCCGCAAGCCCGGACGCGGCGCCTGCACCAGCACCGCCATATTGCCCGGCTTGTGCTCGTTCTTCATCATCTTCATATGCGCCGCCGGAATTTCCGCCCACGGGAAGACTTCCGACATGCAAGGGTCAAGCCGACGCTCGATCATCAACCGGTTCGCCGCGCTCGCCTGTTTCAGATGCGCGAAATGCGACCCCTGCAAACGCTTCTGGTGCATCCACATGTAGCGCACGTCGAATGTGCAGTTGAAGCCCGTGGTGCCGGCACAGATCACCACCATCCCGCCCTTCTTGCACACCAGCGACGACACCGGAAAGGTCGCCTCGCCCGGATGCTCGAACACCATATCGACGTTCACGCCCTTGCCGGTGATGTCCCAGATCGCCTTGCCAAACCGCCGCGCCTCTTTCAACCAGTCGTTGTATTCGGGCGTGTTCACCTTCGGCAACTGGCCCCAGCATTTGAAGTCGTTGCGGTTGATGACCCCCTTGGCCCCCAACCCCATGACGAAATCGCGCTTGCTCTCGTCGGAAATCACCCCGATCGCATTGGCCCCCGCCGTGTTGATCAACTGGATCGCATAGACGCCAAGGCCTCCCGAGGCGCCCCAGACCAGCACGTTCTGCCCCGGTTTCAGGTCATGCGGTTCATGCCCGAAC
Protein-coding sequences here:
- the ccrA gene encoding crotonyl-CoA carboxylase/reductase codes for the protein MALDTHRYDAPVKDLYELGEMPPLGHVPKQMYAWAVRRERHGAPDKAMQVEVVDTWKIDSHEVLVLVMAAGVNYNGVWASLGEPISVFDGHKQPYAVFGSDAAGIVWAVGDKVTRWKVGDEVVIHCNQDDGDDEECNGGDPMFSPSQRIWGYETHDGSFAQFTRVQAQQLMPRPKHLTWEESACYTLTLATAYRMLFGHEPHDLKPGQNVLVWGASGGLGVYAIQLINTAGANAIGVISDESKRDFVMGLGAKGVINRNDFKCWGQLPKVNTPEYNDWLKEARRFGKAIWDITGKGVNVDMVFEHPGEATFPVSSLVCKKGGMVVICAGTTGFNCTFDVRYMWMHQKRLQGSHFAHLKQASAANRLMIERRLDPCMSEVFPWAEIPAAHMKMMKNEHKPGNMAVLVQAPRPGLRTFEDTLEASRTL